From the Takifugu flavidus isolate HTHZ2018 chromosome 12, ASM371156v2, whole genome shotgun sequence genome, one window contains:
- the LOC130535142 gene encoding alpha-2-macroglobulin isoform X1 — MTAPVLPTFALIAALAVLRSSAAAQLNDTIFAVTVSSQVRGGEQETLCAQIHGATEPVALTVTLEMESTASVVLKEDVNVDFYRCLNFQVPVVRSRTVATVNVTVAGESDSMSKKTKILIEPPAFIHVIQTDKPIYKPGQTVQFRIVSMDIDFIPVNRVYELVELLDPNNNRIAQWLNKPIAGGILDLKHPMIPEAEQGRYTISAKTDKGETILHGFDIKEYVLPKYEVKVHLPQVITILDREATFRICGKYTYGKPVIGSVKADFCRNAFAFYWYSGEQPKDICKTYQLTTDKSGCVSQTVNVSEFALNRHMYADRFEVSAELEEFGTGVVLKGAGQTSFSSQVRTVTFKDVPASYKPGIPFQGKVKMVGPDSKPVPDEPVYVFVGDSNLTLTTDAKGMAAFSFDTAPWSDSVTLRARSRKTEEWERYEPNLRRPEYRSASHHVAAFYSKSRSFLKLTQGNGKLPCSQEASVRVQYIIQGEELRKGQEVLDHFYLVMSKGRIVQHGRVPVAVKAGSVNTGEFSVPLRQVSNLAPVAQVVVYAVMPSGEAVADSQDFPVRLCLNNKVSLKFSSLQELPAEKTTLSLKAHPGSLCSVRAIDQSVLLLQSEEELSVNSVFQELPYQKLSGYNYDVEDNEPYPCLPSPVPDFGAGGRSKRSFFYEPPDQKDDVYSIFKEIGIKILTNSDVKKPYNCRERLYEDDMFRLAFDVEMDAPVPLAFNTMNSEGVMKKDDQKKETVRTFFPETWIWDLVSVGDGGSTDLEKTVPDTITKWAAGAFCVSSVGFGVAPSVGLTAFQPFFVSLTLPYSVIRGEVFTLRASVFNYLSECIMVQVTLAESDQYAFRNCDGCQYSVCLCGEESRTFSWIVTPAVLGQVQLKVSAEALKTDLLCGNEVATVPKTGQIDTVVRTLLVEAEGTPQMVSHNALLCPAGGPKEKKVSLLLPEFFVAGSARASVSVLGDLMGRAMKNLDKLLAMPYGCGEQNMVLFAPNIFILNYLKSTGQLTPDIQEKATRFLESGYQRELTYKHDDGSYSAFGKSDESGNTWLTAFVMKSFGGARPYIFVDPKHVEEARKWLAKHQRPDGCIRSVGRLFHNGMKGGVSDDVSLTAYIAAAMLELDGNAEEPVVQKSLDCLRQAVSGQLDNLYTSALLSYTFTLAGDQEMRSKLITYLHQKSSAKGSTRHWDRAGASGKGLDSLEVEMTSYVLLALLSGPALPEFGLDYSSGIVRWLARQQNPYGGFSSTQDTVVALQALAKYGAATYSAEGSTTVTVTSLGGLNKEFTVDQSNRLLYQEEKLSEVPGEYTIRAEGQSCVLAQISSHYNIPPPPDFSAFNVSAHTMAKCNASRPQLILFVFVGYQGRREETNMVIVNVKLLSGYVLEQSSLDLLKNDRSVKRVDVEGGYVNIYLDGLKKDETKIYNVTLEEELPVRNLKPAVVRVYDYYQTSDEAATEYSSPCSEGDTVNEL, encoded by the exons TCCAGTTCCGGATCGTCTCCATGGATATCGACTTCATCCCTGTCAACCGAGTG tatgagctggtggagctgctg GATCCCAATAACAACCGAATCGCCCAGTGGCTGAATAAACCCATCGCTGGGGGCATCCTGGATCTCAAACATCCCATGATCCCCGAGGCCGAGCAAGGACGCTACACCATCAGCGCCAAGACGGATAAAGGGGAGACGATTCTCCACGGCTTCGACATCAAGGAATACG TGTTGCCAAAGTACGAAGTGAAGGTGCACCTGCCCCAAGTCATCACCATCCTGGACCGAGAGGCGACCTTCAGGATCTGTGGCAA ataCACCTACGGAAAACCCGTCATCGGGTCCGTGAAAGCCGACTTTTGCAGGAACGCCTTCGCGTTTTACTGGTACTCCGGCGAGCAGCCGAAAGACATCTGCAAGACCTACCAGCTGACG ACGGACAAAAGCGGCTGCGTGTCGCAGACCGTGAACGTGAGCGAGTTTGCCCTCAACAGGCACATGTACGCGGACCGCTTCGAGGTCAGCGCTGAGCTGGAGGAGTTCGGCACAG GGGTGGTTCTGAAGGGCGCCGGGCAGACCAGCTTCAGCAGTCAGGTCAGAACGGTGACCTTCAAAGATGTTCCTGCGTCCTACAAACCCGGGATCCCGTTCCAGGGGAAG GTGAAAATGGTTGGCCCGGACAGCAAACCGGTCCCAGACGAGCCCGTGTACGTGTTCGTCGGAGACTCTAACCTGACGCTGACGACCGACGCGAAAGGAATGGCGGCGTTTTCCTTTGACACGGCGCCGTGGAGCGACTCGGTGACGTTGAGG GCGAGGTCGAGAAAGACGGAGGAATGGGAGCGCTACGAGCCAAACCTGCGCCGGCCCGAGTACAGGTCGGCCAGCCACCACGTCGCCGCCTTCTACTCCAAGAGCCGCAGCTTTCTAAAGCTCACGCAGGGCAACGGGAAGCTCCCCTGCAGCCAGGAAGCATCCGTGCGCGTGCAGTACATCATCCAGGGGGAGGAGCTTAGGAagggacaggaagtgcttgACCATTTTTACCTG gtgatgtCCAAAGGAAGAATAGTTCAGCACGGTCGTGTCCCGGTGGCTGTTAAAGCAGGAAGTG TCAACACGGGGGAGTTTTCCGTGCCGCTCCGTCAGGTCAGCAACTTGGCACCGGTGGCACAAGTGGTCGTTTACGCCGTGATGCCGAGCGGCGAGGCCGTGGCCGACAGCCAGGACTTCCCTGTGCGGCTCTGCCTCAACAACAAG GTCTCCCTGAAgttctcctccctccaggaGCTTCCGGCAGAGAAGACCACCCTCAGTCTGAAGGCCCACCCGGGTTCCCTGTGCTCCGTCAGAGCCATCGACCAGAGcgtcctcctgctgcagtcGGAGGAGGAACTCTCCGTCAACTCT GTGTTCCAGGAGCTGCCCTACCAGAAGCTGTCCGGATACAACTACGACGTCGAAGACAACGAGCCATATCCATGTCTCCCGTCGCCGGTGCCGGACTTCGGAGCAGGCGGCCGCTCGAAGCGCTCATTCTTCTACGAACCTCCGGATCAGAAGGACGACGTCTACAGCATCTTTAAG GAAATCGGGATCAAAATTCTGACCAACTCCGACGTGAAGAAGCCCTACAACTGCAGGGAGAGGCTCTACGAGGACGACATGTTCAGATTAGCTTTTGACG TAGAAATGGATGCTCCGGTTCCTCTGGCCTTCAACACTATGAATTCCGAAGGGGTGATGAAAAAGGATGACCAAAAGAAGGAGACGGTCAGGACGTTTTTCCCGGAGACGTGGATCTGGGATCTAGTTTCTGTGGG agaCGGCGGCTCGACGGACCTGGAGAAAACCGTCCCGGACACCATCACGAAGTGGGCGGCCGGAGCGTTCTGCGTCTCCTCCGTGGGGTTCGGCGTGGCGCCCAGCGTCGGGCTGACGGCGTTCCAGCCCTTTTTCGTCAGCCTGACGCTGCCGTACTCGGTGATCCGCGGGGAGGTCTTCACCCTCCGAGCCAGCGTCTTCAACTACCTGTCCGAGTGCATCATG GTCCAGGTCACGCTGGCTGAATCGGACCAGTACGCCTTCAGAAACTGCGACGGGTGCCAGTACTCGGTGTGCCTGTGTGGCGAGGAGAGCAGGACCTTCTCCTGGATCGTGACTCCGGCCGTTCTAG GTCAGGTGCAGCTGAAGGTCAGCGCAGAAGCTCTCAAGACCGACCTTCTCTGTGGCAACGAGGTCGCCACGGTACCCAAGACGGGCCAGATCGACACGGTGGTGCGCAccctgctggtggag GCTGAAGGAACGCCGCAGATGGTCAGTCACAACGCGCTGCTCTGCCCGGCGG GGGGACCCAAAGAGAAGAAAGTCTCGCTCCTGCTGCCGGAGTTCTTTGTCGCCGGATCCGCCCGGGCCTCCGTCTCCGTGCTGG GTGACCTGATGGGCCGCGCCATGAAGAACCTGGACAAGCTGCTGGCCATGCCGTACGGCTGCGGGGAGCAGAACATGGTGCTGTTTGCTCCCAACATCTTCATCCTCAACTACCTGAAGAGCACGGGTCAGCTGACCCCGGACATTCAGGAGAAAGCCACGCGCTTCCTGGAGAGCG GTTATCAGAGGGAACTCACCTACAAACACGACGACGGATCCTACAGCGCTTTCGGAAAGAGCGACGAGTCCGGAAACACCTG GCTGACCGCCTTTGTGATGAAGTCCTTCGGCGGCGCCAGGCCCTACATCTTTGTGGACCCCAAGCACGTGGAGGAGGCCAGGAAGTGGCTGGCCAAGCACCAGCGGCCCGACGGCTGCATCCGATCTGTCGGCAGACTCTTTCACAACGGCATGAAG GGCGGAGTGAGCGACGACGTGTCCCTGACGGCCTACATCGCCGCCGCCATGCTGGAGCTGGACGGCAACGCTGAG GAGCCGGTGGTCCAGAAGAGCCTGGACTGTCTGAGACAGGCGGTTTCAGGGCAGCTGGACAACCTGTACACCTCCGCTCTGCTGTCCTACACCTTCACGCTGGCTGGAGACCAGGAGATGAGGAGCAAACTCATCACGTACCTGCACCAGAAATCCAGCGCTAAGG GCAGTACTCGTCACTGGGACCGAGCTGGGGCTTCGGGGAAAGGTCTGGATtccctggaggtggagatgaCCTCCTACGTGCTGCTGGCCCTGCTCTCTGGCCCCGCCCTGCCAGAGTTCGGATTGGACTACTCGTCGGGCATCGTCCGCTGGCTCGCCCGGCAGCAGAACCCGTACGGCGGCTTCTCgtccacacag GACACCGTTGTGGCTCTGCAAGCGCTGGCCAAATACGGCGCCGCCACCTACAGCGCGGAGGGCAGCACTACGGTCACGGTGACGTCGCTGGGCGGCCTGAACAAAGAGTTCACGGTGGATCAAAGCAACCGGCTGCTGTaccaggaggagaagctgagcgaGGTGCCTGGGGAGTACACCATCAGGGCGGAGGGGCAGAGCTGCGTGCTGGCCCAG ATCTCCTCCCACTACaacatcccccctccccccgactTCTCCGCCTTCAACGTCTCCGCCCACACCATGGCCAAGTGCAACGCCAGCCGGCCGCAGCTCATCCTCTTCGTGTTCGTCGGGTACCAGGGCCGGAGGGAGGAAACCAACATGGTCATCGTCAACGTCAAGCTGCTGTCCGGCTACGTCCTGGAGCAGAGCTCGCTGGACCTG ctgaaGAACGACCGCTCGGTGAAGCGCGTGGACGTGGAGGGCGGATACGTCAACATCTACCTGGACGGG CTGAAGAAGGACGAGACGAAGATCTACAACGTgacgctggaggaggagcttccTGTCCGGAACCTGAAACCGGCCGTGGTCAGAGTCTACGACTACTACCAGACCA GTGACGAGGCCGCGACGGAGTACAGCTCGCCGTGCTCAGAGG GTGACACCGTCAACGAGCTGTAG
- the LOC130535142 gene encoding alpha-2-macroglobulin isoform X2, giving the protein MTAPVLPTFALIAALAVLRSSAAAQLNDTIFAVTVSSQVRGGEQETLCAQIHGATEPVALTVTLEMESTASVVLKEDVNVDFYRCLNFQVPVVRSRTVATVNVTVAGESDSMSKKTKILIEPPAFIHVIQTDKPIYKPGQTVQFRIVSMDIDFIPVNRVYELVELLDPNNNRIAQWLNKPIAGGILDLKHPMIPEAEQGRYTISAKTDKGETILHGFDIKEYVLPKYEVKVHLPQVITILDREATFRICGKYTYGKPVIGSVKADFCRNAFAFYWYSGEQPKDICKTYQLTTDKSGCVSQTVNVSEFALNRHMYADRFEVSAELEEFGTGVVLKGAGQTSFSSQVRTVTFKDVPASYKPGIPFQGKVKMVGPDSKPVPDEPVYVFVGDSNLTLTTDAKGMAAFSFDTAPWSDSVTLRARSRKTEEWERYEPNLRRPEYRSASHHVAAFYSKSRSFLKLTQGNGKLPCSQEASVRVQYIIQGEELRKGQEVLDHFYLVMSKGRIVQHGRVPVAVKAGSVNTGEFSVPLRQVSNLAPVAQVVVYAVMPSGEAVADSQDFPVRLCLNNKVSLKFSSLQELPAEKTTLSLKAHPGSLCSVRAIDQSVLLLQSEEELSVNSVFQELPYQKLSGYNYDVEDNEPYPCLPSPVPDFGAGGRSKRSFFYEPPDQKDDVYSIFKEIGIKILTNSDVKKPYNCRERLYEDDMFRLAFDEMDAPVPLAFNTMNSEGVMKKDDQKKETVRTFFPETWIWDLVSVGDGGSTDLEKTVPDTITKWAAGAFCVSSVGFGVAPSVGLTAFQPFFVSLTLPYSVIRGEVFTLRASVFNYLSECIMVQVTLAESDQYAFRNCDGCQYSVCLCGEESRTFSWIVTPAVLGQVQLKVSAEALKTDLLCGNEVATVPKTGQIDTVVRTLLVEAEGTPQMVSHNALLCPAGGPKEKKVSLLLPEFFVAGSARASVSVLGDLMGRAMKNLDKLLAMPYGCGEQNMVLFAPNIFILNYLKSTGQLTPDIQEKATRFLESGYQRELTYKHDDGSYSAFGKSDESGNTWLTAFVMKSFGGARPYIFVDPKHVEEARKWLAKHQRPDGCIRSVGRLFHNGMKGGVSDDVSLTAYIAAAMLELDGNAEEPVVQKSLDCLRQAVSGQLDNLYTSALLSYTFTLAGDQEMRSKLITYLHQKSSAKGSTRHWDRAGASGKGLDSLEVEMTSYVLLALLSGPALPEFGLDYSSGIVRWLARQQNPYGGFSSTQDTVVALQALAKYGAATYSAEGSTTVTVTSLGGLNKEFTVDQSNRLLYQEEKLSEVPGEYTIRAEGQSCVLAQISSHYNIPPPPDFSAFNVSAHTMAKCNASRPQLILFVFVGYQGRREETNMVIVNVKLLSGYVLEQSSLDLLKNDRSVKRVDVEGGYVNIYLDGLKKDETKIYNVTLEEELPVRNLKPAVVRVYDYYQTSDEAATEYSSPCSEGDTVNEL; this is encoded by the exons TCCAGTTCCGGATCGTCTCCATGGATATCGACTTCATCCCTGTCAACCGAGTG tatgagctggtggagctgctg GATCCCAATAACAACCGAATCGCCCAGTGGCTGAATAAACCCATCGCTGGGGGCATCCTGGATCTCAAACATCCCATGATCCCCGAGGCCGAGCAAGGACGCTACACCATCAGCGCCAAGACGGATAAAGGGGAGACGATTCTCCACGGCTTCGACATCAAGGAATACG TGTTGCCAAAGTACGAAGTGAAGGTGCACCTGCCCCAAGTCATCACCATCCTGGACCGAGAGGCGACCTTCAGGATCTGTGGCAA ataCACCTACGGAAAACCCGTCATCGGGTCCGTGAAAGCCGACTTTTGCAGGAACGCCTTCGCGTTTTACTGGTACTCCGGCGAGCAGCCGAAAGACATCTGCAAGACCTACCAGCTGACG ACGGACAAAAGCGGCTGCGTGTCGCAGACCGTGAACGTGAGCGAGTTTGCCCTCAACAGGCACATGTACGCGGACCGCTTCGAGGTCAGCGCTGAGCTGGAGGAGTTCGGCACAG GGGTGGTTCTGAAGGGCGCCGGGCAGACCAGCTTCAGCAGTCAGGTCAGAACGGTGACCTTCAAAGATGTTCCTGCGTCCTACAAACCCGGGATCCCGTTCCAGGGGAAG GTGAAAATGGTTGGCCCGGACAGCAAACCGGTCCCAGACGAGCCCGTGTACGTGTTCGTCGGAGACTCTAACCTGACGCTGACGACCGACGCGAAAGGAATGGCGGCGTTTTCCTTTGACACGGCGCCGTGGAGCGACTCGGTGACGTTGAGG GCGAGGTCGAGAAAGACGGAGGAATGGGAGCGCTACGAGCCAAACCTGCGCCGGCCCGAGTACAGGTCGGCCAGCCACCACGTCGCCGCCTTCTACTCCAAGAGCCGCAGCTTTCTAAAGCTCACGCAGGGCAACGGGAAGCTCCCCTGCAGCCAGGAAGCATCCGTGCGCGTGCAGTACATCATCCAGGGGGAGGAGCTTAGGAagggacaggaagtgcttgACCATTTTTACCTG gtgatgtCCAAAGGAAGAATAGTTCAGCACGGTCGTGTCCCGGTGGCTGTTAAAGCAGGAAGTG TCAACACGGGGGAGTTTTCCGTGCCGCTCCGTCAGGTCAGCAACTTGGCACCGGTGGCACAAGTGGTCGTTTACGCCGTGATGCCGAGCGGCGAGGCCGTGGCCGACAGCCAGGACTTCCCTGTGCGGCTCTGCCTCAACAACAAG GTCTCCCTGAAgttctcctccctccaggaGCTTCCGGCAGAGAAGACCACCCTCAGTCTGAAGGCCCACCCGGGTTCCCTGTGCTCCGTCAGAGCCATCGACCAGAGcgtcctcctgctgcagtcGGAGGAGGAACTCTCCGTCAACTCT GTGTTCCAGGAGCTGCCCTACCAGAAGCTGTCCGGATACAACTACGACGTCGAAGACAACGAGCCATATCCATGTCTCCCGTCGCCGGTGCCGGACTTCGGAGCAGGCGGCCGCTCGAAGCGCTCATTCTTCTACGAACCTCCGGATCAGAAGGACGACGTCTACAGCATCTTTAAG GAAATCGGGATCAAAATTCTGACCAACTCCGACGTGAAGAAGCCCTACAACTGCAGGGAGAGGCTCTACGAGGACGACATGTTCAGATTAGCTTTTGACG AAATGGATGCTCCGGTTCCTCTGGCCTTCAACACTATGAATTCCGAAGGGGTGATGAAAAAGGATGACCAAAAGAAGGAGACGGTCAGGACGTTTTTCCCGGAGACGTGGATCTGGGATCTAGTTTCTGTGGG agaCGGCGGCTCGACGGACCTGGAGAAAACCGTCCCGGACACCATCACGAAGTGGGCGGCCGGAGCGTTCTGCGTCTCCTCCGTGGGGTTCGGCGTGGCGCCCAGCGTCGGGCTGACGGCGTTCCAGCCCTTTTTCGTCAGCCTGACGCTGCCGTACTCGGTGATCCGCGGGGAGGTCTTCACCCTCCGAGCCAGCGTCTTCAACTACCTGTCCGAGTGCATCATG GTCCAGGTCACGCTGGCTGAATCGGACCAGTACGCCTTCAGAAACTGCGACGGGTGCCAGTACTCGGTGTGCCTGTGTGGCGAGGAGAGCAGGACCTTCTCCTGGATCGTGACTCCGGCCGTTCTAG GTCAGGTGCAGCTGAAGGTCAGCGCAGAAGCTCTCAAGACCGACCTTCTCTGTGGCAACGAGGTCGCCACGGTACCCAAGACGGGCCAGATCGACACGGTGGTGCGCAccctgctggtggag GCTGAAGGAACGCCGCAGATGGTCAGTCACAACGCGCTGCTCTGCCCGGCGG GGGGACCCAAAGAGAAGAAAGTCTCGCTCCTGCTGCCGGAGTTCTTTGTCGCCGGATCCGCCCGGGCCTCCGTCTCCGTGCTGG GTGACCTGATGGGCCGCGCCATGAAGAACCTGGACAAGCTGCTGGCCATGCCGTACGGCTGCGGGGAGCAGAACATGGTGCTGTTTGCTCCCAACATCTTCATCCTCAACTACCTGAAGAGCACGGGTCAGCTGACCCCGGACATTCAGGAGAAAGCCACGCGCTTCCTGGAGAGCG GTTATCAGAGGGAACTCACCTACAAACACGACGACGGATCCTACAGCGCTTTCGGAAAGAGCGACGAGTCCGGAAACACCTG GCTGACCGCCTTTGTGATGAAGTCCTTCGGCGGCGCCAGGCCCTACATCTTTGTGGACCCCAAGCACGTGGAGGAGGCCAGGAAGTGGCTGGCCAAGCACCAGCGGCCCGACGGCTGCATCCGATCTGTCGGCAGACTCTTTCACAACGGCATGAAG GGCGGAGTGAGCGACGACGTGTCCCTGACGGCCTACATCGCCGCCGCCATGCTGGAGCTGGACGGCAACGCTGAG GAGCCGGTGGTCCAGAAGAGCCTGGACTGTCTGAGACAGGCGGTTTCAGGGCAGCTGGACAACCTGTACACCTCCGCTCTGCTGTCCTACACCTTCACGCTGGCTGGAGACCAGGAGATGAGGAGCAAACTCATCACGTACCTGCACCAGAAATCCAGCGCTAAGG GCAGTACTCGTCACTGGGACCGAGCTGGGGCTTCGGGGAAAGGTCTGGATtccctggaggtggagatgaCCTCCTACGTGCTGCTGGCCCTGCTCTCTGGCCCCGCCCTGCCAGAGTTCGGATTGGACTACTCGTCGGGCATCGTCCGCTGGCTCGCCCGGCAGCAGAACCCGTACGGCGGCTTCTCgtccacacag GACACCGTTGTGGCTCTGCAAGCGCTGGCCAAATACGGCGCCGCCACCTACAGCGCGGAGGGCAGCACTACGGTCACGGTGACGTCGCTGGGCGGCCTGAACAAAGAGTTCACGGTGGATCAAAGCAACCGGCTGCTGTaccaggaggagaagctgagcgaGGTGCCTGGGGAGTACACCATCAGGGCGGAGGGGCAGAGCTGCGTGCTGGCCCAG ATCTCCTCCCACTACaacatcccccctccccccgactTCTCCGCCTTCAACGTCTCCGCCCACACCATGGCCAAGTGCAACGCCAGCCGGCCGCAGCTCATCCTCTTCGTGTTCGTCGGGTACCAGGGCCGGAGGGAGGAAACCAACATGGTCATCGTCAACGTCAAGCTGCTGTCCGGCTACGTCCTGGAGCAGAGCTCGCTGGACCTG ctgaaGAACGACCGCTCGGTGAAGCGCGTGGACGTGGAGGGCGGATACGTCAACATCTACCTGGACGGG CTGAAGAAGGACGAGACGAAGATCTACAACGTgacgctggaggaggagcttccTGTCCGGAACCTGAAACCGGCCGTGGTCAGAGTCTACGACTACTACCAGACCA GTGACGAGGCCGCGACGGAGTACAGCTCGCCGTGCTCAGAGG GTGACACCGTCAACGAGCTGTAG